A region of Leclercia adecarboxylata DNA encodes the following proteins:
- a CDS encoding lipoprotein, with protein sequence MKRFISVALLAALLAGCAHDSPCVPVYDDQGRLVHTNTCMKGTTQDNWETAGAIAGGAAAIAGLTLGIIAVSK encoded by the coding sequence ATGAAAAGATTCATTTCGGTTGCACTCCTTGCTGCGTTGCTTGCTGGTTGCGCGCATGATTCTCCGTGCGTACCGGTATACGACGATCAGGGCAGACTGGTTCACACCAATACCTGTATGAAGGGCACCACGCAGGATAACTGGGAAACCGCCGGGGCGATCGCAGGTGGCGCAGCGGCCATTGCAGGCCTGACACTGGGTATCATTGCCGTATCCAAGTAA
- a CDS encoding amino acid ABC transporter substrate-binding protein has product MKKMMMASLAAAGVLIAISGQAQAGATLDAVKQKGFVQCGISDGLPGFSYADANGKFSGIDVDVCRGVAAAVFGDDTKVKYTPLTAKERFTALQSGEVDMLSRNTTWTSSRDTGMGMSFTGVTYYDGIGFLTHNKAGLKSAKELDGATVCIQAGTDTELNVADYFKANNMKYTPVTFDRSDESAKALESGRCDTLASDQSQLYALRIKLSNPAEWIVLPEVISKEPLGPVVRRGDDEWNSVVRWTLFAMLNAEEMGVNSKNVDEKAANPTTPDMAHLLGKEGDYGKDLKLDNKWAYNIIKKVGNYAEIFERNVGSESALKISRGQNNLWNNGGIQYAPPVR; this is encoded by the coding sequence ATGAAAAAGATGATGATGGCTAGCCTCGCCGCTGCAGGTGTGCTTATTGCGATTTCCGGCCAGGCTCAGGCGGGTGCGACTCTGGACGCGGTTAAGCAGAAAGGTTTTGTGCAGTGCGGGATCAGTGACGGCCTGCCAGGTTTCTCTTACGCAGACGCCAACGGTAAGTTCTCCGGTATTGATGTCGACGTATGTCGCGGCGTTGCCGCTGCGGTATTTGGCGATGATACGAAGGTAAAATATACCCCGCTGACGGCTAAAGAGCGCTTTACCGCCCTGCAATCCGGCGAAGTGGATATGCTTTCACGTAATACTACCTGGACCTCATCACGTGATACCGGAATGGGCATGTCATTCACCGGCGTGACCTATTACGACGGCATTGGTTTCCTGACGCACAATAAAGCGGGCCTGAAAAGTGCGAAAGAGCTGGATGGTGCGACGGTTTGTATTCAGGCTGGCACTGACACTGAACTGAACGTCGCCGATTATTTCAAAGCCAATAACATGAAATATACCCCGGTGACCTTCGACCGATCTGACGAATCCGCCAAAGCGCTGGAATCGGGTCGCTGCGATACTCTCGCGTCGGATCAGTCACAGCTGTACGCGCTGCGGATCAAGCTGAGCAATCCGGCGGAATGGATTGTGCTGCCAGAAGTGATCTCCAAAGAGCCGCTGGGCCCGGTGGTCCGCCGCGGTGATGATGAATGGAACTCGGTGGTTCGCTGGACGCTGTTCGCCATGCTCAATGCTGAAGAGATGGGCGTTAACTCGAAGAACGTCGATGAGAAAGCCGCCAATCCGACCACGCCGGATATGGCCCATCTGCTGGGTAAAGAGGGTGACTACGGCAAGGATCTGAAGCTGGATAACAAGTGGGCGTACAACATCATTAAAAAAGTGGGTAACTACGCGGAAATCTTCGAGCGCAATGTGGGTTCTGAGAGCGCGCTGAAGATCAGCCGTGGTCAGAACAACCTCTGGAACAATGGCGGCATTCAGTACGCACCGCCAGTACGCTAA
- a CDS encoding amino acid ABC transporter permease — protein MSHRRSALKGALSFSNPAVRAWLFQILAVLAVLAVAIYLFHNTVTNLSTRGITSGFAFLDRSAGFGIVQHLIDYSEGDTYGRVFLVGLMNTLLVSALCIVFASLLGFFLGLARLSDNWLLRKLSTLYIETFRNIPPLLQIFFWYFAVLRNLPGPRQAVDAFDLAFLSNRGLYIPAPQIAEGVLALLAALACTIMVSVALFRYNRMHQIKTGQLRRTWPVTLALLVILPWIAHTVFGPAIHWDVPQLKGFNFRGGMVLIPELAALTLALSIYTSAFIAEIIRAGIQAVPHGQHEAARSLGLPNPVTLRQVIIPQALRVIIPPLTSQYLNIVKNSSLAAAIGYPDMVSLFAGTVLNQTGQAIETIAITMSVYLIISLTISLLMNIYNRRIALVER, from the coding sequence ATGTCCCATCGCCGCTCAGCCCTGAAAGGAGCCCTCTCCTTTTCTAATCCTGCGGTTCGCGCCTGGCTGTTTCAGATCCTCGCTGTTCTCGCTGTTCTGGCCGTCGCGATCTACCTGTTCCACAACACTGTTACCAACCTGAGCACACGCGGCATTACGTCGGGCTTTGCCTTTCTGGACCGAAGTGCAGGGTTTGGCATTGTTCAGCATCTTATTGATTACAGTGAAGGCGATACCTACGGCCGCGTATTCCTGGTTGGCCTGATGAATACCCTGCTGGTCTCAGCGCTATGCATTGTGTTTGCTTCCCTGCTGGGCTTTTTCCTCGGGCTCGCGCGTCTCTCTGATAACTGGCTGCTGCGTAAGCTCTCCACACTTTATATTGAGACGTTCCGTAACATCCCGCCGCTGCTGCAGATCTTCTTCTGGTATTTCGCCGTACTGCGCAACCTGCCTGGCCCGCGTCAGGCAGTAGATGCTTTCGATCTGGCCTTTTTAAGCAACCGCGGCCTCTATATACCGGCGCCGCAAATTGCCGAAGGGGTGCTGGCATTGCTGGCCGCGCTGGCGTGCACGATCATGGTGTCGGTTGCGCTGTTTCGCTATAACCGCATGCATCAGATTAAAACCGGGCAGCTCCGGCGCACCTGGCCTGTCACACTGGCCTTGCTGGTGATCCTGCCATGGATTGCACATACGGTATTCGGCCCGGCGATACACTGGGATGTTCCGCAGCTGAAAGGATTTAACTTCCGCGGCGGCATGGTATTGATCCCCGAGCTGGCCGCCCTGACGCTGGCGCTTTCGATCTATACCTCGGCCTTTATCGCAGAAATTATTCGCGCCGGTATTCAGGCCGTTCCGCATGGTCAGCATGAGGCCGCACGCTCGCTTGGGCTTCCGAACCCGGTCACTTTGCGCCAGGTCATCATTCCCCAGGCGCTGCGGGTGATCATTCCGCCGCTGACCAGTCAGTATCTCAATATCGTGAAAAACTCGTCCCTCGCGGCTGCGATTGGCTATCCCGATATGGTCTCGCTGTTTGCCGGAACCGTTCTTAACCAGACCGGACAGGCCATCGAAACTATCGCCATTACGATGTCGGTTTACCTGATTATCAGCCTGACTATTTCACTGTTGATGAATATCTATAACCGTCGCATCGCTCTGGTTGAACGCTAA
- a CDS encoding amino acid ABC transporter permease, whose protein sequence is MTKAVLSHPARPATTGNGRAITWARKNLFSSWSNSLLTLLCFWLMWELIPPLINWAFLQANWVGTTRADCTKEGACWVFIHQRFGQFMYGLYPHDQRWRINLALLAGLLSIIPMFWKRLPHRGRYIACWAVIYPLIVWGLLYGGILGLDRVETRQWGGLTLTLIIASVGIAGALPLGILLALGRRSTMPVVRVLSVIFIEFWRGVPLITVLFMSSVMLPLFMAEGTTIDKLIRALVGVILFQSAYVAEVVRGGLQALPKGQYEAAESLALGYWKTQGLVILPQALKLVIPGLVNTIIALFKDTSLVIIIGLFDLFSSVQQATVDPAWLGMSTEGYVFAALIYWIFCFSMSRYSQHLEKRFNTGRTPH, encoded by the coding sequence ATGACAAAAGCCGTCTTGTCTCACCCTGCGCGTCCGGCCACAACCGGCAACGGACGCGCCATTACATGGGCTCGTAAAAACCTGTTTTCCAGCTGGAGCAACAGCTTGCTGACTTTGCTGTGCTTCTGGCTGATGTGGGAACTCATCCCGCCGCTCATCAACTGGGCATTTTTGCAGGCTAACTGGGTCGGAACCACCCGCGCCGACTGCACGAAAGAGGGGGCCTGCTGGGTCTTTATTCACCAGCGCTTCGGCCAGTTTATGTATGGGCTCTACCCGCACGACCAGCGCTGGCGCATCAATCTCGCGCTGCTTGCCGGGTTACTCTCCATCATCCCCATGTTCTGGAAGCGGTTGCCGCATCGGGGACGCTACATCGCCTGTTGGGCGGTGATCTATCCCCTGATCGTCTGGGGACTGTTATATGGCGGCATTCTGGGGCTGGATCGCGTTGAAACCCGCCAGTGGGGCGGCCTGACGCTGACGTTAATTATCGCCTCGGTGGGGATTGCCGGCGCACTGCCGTTAGGGATTTTGCTGGCGCTGGGACGCCGGTCAACCATGCCGGTCGTGCGCGTCCTCTCGGTCATTTTCATCGAGTTCTGGCGCGGCGTTCCGCTTATCACCGTGCTGTTTATGTCTTCGGTGATGCTGCCGCTGTTTATGGCGGAAGGCACCACTATCGACAAACTGATCCGTGCTTTGGTCGGCGTCATTCTGTTCCAGTCCGCCTATGTTGCCGAGGTCGTGCGCGGCGGGTTGCAGGCGCTGCCAAAGGGCCAGTATGAAGCCGCCGAATCGCTGGCGCTGGGTTACTGGAAAACGCAGGGACTGGTGATCCTGCCCCAGGCGCTGAAGCTGGTGATCCCGGGCCTGGTGAATACCATCATTGCGCTGTTCAAGGACACCAGTCTGGTGATCATCATCGGATTATTCGATCTTTTCAGTAGCGTGCAGCAGGCTACCGTCGACCCTGCCTGGCTGGGCATGTCGACAGAAGGCTATGTTTTTGCAGCACTTATCTACTGGATTTTCTGTTTTAGCATGTCGCGCTACAGCCAGCATCTGGAAAAGCGCTTTAACACCGGGCGTACACCGCACTGA
- a CDS encoding amino acid ABC transporter ATP-binding protein, producing MSQITMTPADAMITLDNVNKWYGQFHVLKDINLKVKQGERIVLCGPSGSGKSTTIRCINHLEEHQQGRIVVDGIELNDDMRNVERVRQEVGMVFQHFNLFPHLTVLQNCTLAPIWVRKMPKKEAEALAMHYLERVRIAEHAHKFPGQISGGQQQRVAIARSLCMKPKIMLFDEPTSALDPEMVKEVLDTMIGLAQSGMTMLCVTHEMGFARTVADRVIFMDRGEIVEQAPPEEFFSNPKSERTRAFLSQVIH from the coding sequence ATGAGCCAGATAACTATGACCCCCGCTGACGCGATGATTACGCTGGATAATGTGAATAAGTGGTACGGGCAATTTCACGTTCTGAAAGACATTAACCTGAAGGTAAAACAAGGCGAGCGTATTGTCCTTTGTGGACCTTCAGGGTCGGGTAAATCAACAACTATTCGCTGTATCAACCATCTGGAAGAGCATCAGCAGGGACGGATTGTGGTGGATGGTATCGAGCTGAACGACGATATGCGCAACGTTGAGCGTGTCCGCCAGGAAGTGGGGATGGTGTTCCAGCATTTCAATTTATTCCCCCATCTGACCGTGCTGCAGAACTGTACCCTGGCGCCCATCTGGGTGCGTAAGATGCCGAAAAAGGAGGCTGAAGCACTCGCCATGCATTACCTGGAGCGGGTACGCATTGCAGAACATGCCCACAAGTTTCCGGGGCAGATTTCAGGTGGACAGCAGCAGCGCGTGGCCATCGCCCGCTCTCTGTGCATGAAACCTAAAATCATGCTGTTTGATGAACCCACCTCAGCGCTCGATCCTGAGATGGTTAAAGAGGTGCTGGATACGATGATAGGGCTGGCGCAATCGGGAATGACCATGCTCTGCGTCACGCACGAGATGGGTTTCGCCAGAACCGTTGCAGACCGGGTGATCTTTATGGATCGCGGAGAGATTGTTGAGCAGGCCCCGCCGGAGGAGTTTTTCTCCAATCCAAAATCAGAACGTACGCGGGCATTTTTGTCGCAGGTTATTCACTAA
- a CDS encoding gamma carbonic anhydrase family protein, with protein sequence MSAVIRPYKDLFPKQGDRVMIDSSSVVIGDVRLGDDVSIWPLVAIRGDVNYVAIGARTNIQDGSVLHVTHKSSYNPEGNPLIVGEEVTVGHKVMLHGCTIGNRVLVGMGSILLDGVVVEDNVMIGAGSLVPQNKRLESGFLYLGSPVKQIRPLTEAEIEGLKYSANNYVKWKNDYLDQESQNQP encoded by the coding sequence ATGTCTGCAGTAATCCGTCCCTACAAAGATCTTTTCCCGAAACAAGGCGATCGCGTAATGATCGACAGCAGTAGCGTAGTCATTGGCGATGTCCGGCTGGGTGATGATGTCAGTATCTGGCCACTGGTCGCCATTCGTGGTGACGTTAACTATGTCGCTATCGGCGCACGTACCAATATTCAGGATGGCAGCGTACTGCATGTCACCCATAAATCCTCTTATAACCCGGAAGGTAATCCGCTGATCGTGGGTGAAGAAGTTACCGTCGGTCATAAAGTGATGTTGCACGGCTGCACGATAGGCAATCGCGTTCTGGTTGGCATGGGGTCTATTTTGCTGGATGGTGTGGTAGTAGAAGATAACGTGATGATTGGTGCCGGCAGCCTGGTTCCACAAAACAAGAGGCTCGAAAGTGGCTTTCTCTATTTAGGAAGTCCGGTAAAACAGATCCGCCCCCTGACGGAAGCGGAAATAGAAGGTTTGAAGTACTCGGCCAATAACTACGTTAAATGGAAGAATGACTATCTGGATCAGGAAAGCCAGAACCAACCCTGA
- a CDS encoding DUF1488 domain-containing protein produces MNQAIQFPDREIWDEEKLAVCFPALVNGMQMMCAIEGVTLARRFGDGLPLDRFREHRWDLEEEASDAIRNGDEDDQGWFWLS; encoded by the coding sequence ATGAATCAGGCGATCCAGTTTCCGGATCGAGAAATCTGGGATGAAGAAAAGCTGGCCGTCTGTTTTCCGGCGCTGGTTAATGGTATGCAAATGATGTGTGCCATTGAAGGGGTAACGTTGGCCCGTCGTTTTGGGGATGGCCTTCCCCTTGATAGGTTTCGTGAACATCGCTGGGATCTGGAAGAAGAAGCCAGCGATGCCATCCGTAATGGTGATGAGGACGATCAGGGTTGGTTCTGGCTTTCCTGA
- the aroE gene encoding shikimate dehydrogenase: protein METYAVFGNPIAHSKSPFIHQQFAQQLHIDHPYGRVLAPVDAFVTTLEAFFAGGGKGANVTVPFKEEAFGRADELTERASLAGAVNTLKRLEDGRILGDNTDGIGLLSDLERLSFIKPGARILLIGAGGAARGVILPLLSLDCAVTITNRTYSRAEELAALFAHTGSIHAVAMDALSNHEFDLIVNATSSGIGGEIPAIPSSLVSEHVYCYDMFYQKGKTPFLNWCEQQGAKHVADGLGMLVGQAAHAVMLWHGVLPEVEPVIEKLKLELSA from the coding sequence ATGGAAACCTACGCCGTTTTTGGTAATCCAATTGCGCATAGCAAGTCGCCGTTTATTCATCAGCAGTTCGCGCAACAACTGCATATCGATCACCCTTATGGCCGCGTACTTGCGCCCGTTGATGCCTTTGTAACGACGCTGGAGGCTTTTTTTGCTGGTGGCGGAAAAGGAGCGAATGTCACGGTGCCTTTTAAAGAAGAGGCTTTCGGGCGCGCCGATGAGTTAACAGAGCGGGCTTCCCTTGCGGGAGCCGTGAATACCCTCAAGCGTCTTGAAGACGGCCGAATTTTGGGGGACAACACAGATGGTATTGGCCTGCTGAGCGATCTGGAACGTTTATCATTTATCAAACCCGGCGCGCGGATCCTGTTGATTGGCGCAGGCGGCGCGGCGCGGGGTGTGATTTTACCTCTGCTTTCGCTGGATTGCGCAGTGACCATAACGAACCGTACTTATTCCCGGGCAGAAGAGTTGGCCGCACTTTTCGCTCATACCGGCAGCATTCATGCTGTCGCCATGGACGCGTTGAGCAACCATGAATTCGACCTGATCGTTAATGCGACTTCAAGTGGCATCGGCGGTGAAATTCCTGCAATCCCCTCGTCATTAGTCAGTGAACATGTTTATTGCTATGACATGTTCTATCAGAAAGGCAAAACACCTTTTCTTAACTGGTGCGAGCAGCAAGGCGCAAAACATGTTGCTGATGGGCTGGGTATGCTGGTGGGGCAAGCCGCGCATGCGGTGATGCTCTGGCACGGTGTTCTGCCAGAAGTGGAGCCGGTCATTGAAAAACTTAAACTGGAGCTATCGGCATGA
- the tsaC gene encoding L-threonylcarbamoyladenylate synthase type 1 TsaC — MKNNLQPGSVAYAVDVLKNEEVIAYPTEAVFGVGCDPDSELAVTRLLTLKQRPVEKGLILIAASFEQLKPYIDDSMLTSAQRETIFSAWPGPVTFVFPALPTTPRWLTGRFDSLAVRVTDHPLVIELCNHFGKPLVSTSANLTGLPPCRTSEEVVAQFGSDFPVVIGNTGGRQNPSEIRDALTGERFRQG, encoded by the coding sequence GTGAAGAATAACCTGCAACCAGGCTCCGTTGCGTATGCAGTGGACGTGCTGAAGAATGAAGAAGTCATCGCCTATCCAACAGAAGCTGTTTTTGGGGTGGGATGCGATCCCGACAGCGAATTAGCCGTAACACGCTTATTAACACTGAAACAGCGTCCGGTCGAAAAAGGCCTGATTTTAATCGCTGCCAGTTTTGAACAGCTTAAGCCTTATATTGATGATTCCATGTTGACGTCAGCGCAGCGTGAAACCATTTTTTCAGCCTGGCCGGGGCCGGTAACCTTTGTGTTTCCTGCTTTGCCGACAACGCCACGATGGCTGACGGGGCGTTTCGACTCCCTTGCGGTGCGCGTGACGGACCATCCACTGGTTATCGAATTATGTAATCATTTTGGTAAGCCGCTGGTTTCAACCAGCGCCAACCTGACGGGATTGCCTCCTTGCCGCACCTCAGAAGAGGTGGTAGCGCAGTTTGGCAGCGATTTCCCTGTGGTTATCGGTAATACCGGTGGCCGGCAGAATCCGTCAGAAATTCGTGATGCTTTGACCGGCGAGCGTTTTCGCCAGGGGTAA
- a CDS encoding type I DNA topoisomerase: MAKSALFTVRKNESCPQCGAELVIRSGKHGPFLGCSHYPECDYVRPLKNQADGHIVKVLEGQACPQCGGDLALRQGRFGMFIGCSRYPECDHTEQIDKPDETALACPQCDSGHLVQRRSRYGKTFHSCDRYPECQFVTNFKPVAGSCPECHYPLLIEKKTAQGMKRFCASKQCGKPVSAE, from the coding sequence ATGGCCAAATCAGCACTATTTACGGTGCGTAAAAATGAGTCCTGCCCGCAGTGTGGGGCAGAACTTGTTATCCGGTCCGGTAAACACGGGCCGTTTCTCGGTTGTTCGCACTATCCAGAATGTGATTATGTCCGTCCCCTGAAAAATCAGGCGGACGGGCATATTGTTAAAGTTCTGGAGGGACAGGCATGCCCGCAATGTGGTGGCGATCTGGCGCTGCGCCAGGGGCGTTTTGGCATGTTTATCGGCTGCAGCCGCTATCCCGAGTGCGATCACACTGAACAAATCGATAAACCAGATGAAACAGCCTTAGCCTGTCCGCAATGCGACAGCGGTCATCTCGTTCAACGCCGCTCACGCTATGGTAAGACATTCCACTCCTGCGATCGTTATCCTGAATGTCAGTTTGTTACCAATTTCAAACCGGTGGCGGGGAGCTGCCCTGAGTGCCATTACCCGCTACTTATCGAGAAAAAAACGGCGCAAGGGATGAAGCGCTTTTGCGCCAGTAAACAATGTGGAAAGCCGGTTTCGGCGGAATAA
- the smg gene encoding DUF494 family protein Smg: protein MFDVLMYLFETYIHNEAEARVDQDKLTRDLTDAGFEREDIYNALIWLEKLADYQEGLAEPMQLVSDPLSVRIYTAEECERLDASCRGFILFLEQIQVLNLETREMVIERVMALDTAEFELEDLKWVILMVLFNIPGCENAYQQMEELLFEVNEGMLH from the coding sequence ATGTTCGACGTACTCATGTATTTGTTTGAGACTTACATCCATAACGAAGCTGAAGCACGCGTGGATCAGGACAAACTCACACGCGATCTCACCGATGCAGGTTTCGAACGGGAAGATATTTACAACGCGTTAATATGGCTGGAAAAACTGGCTGATTATCAGGAAGGCCTTGCCGAACCGATGCAGTTAGTTTCCGATCCACTGTCTGTACGCATCTATACGGCTGAAGAGTGTGAAAGGCTGGATGCCAGTTGCCGGGGATTTATCTTATTCCTGGAGCAGATTCAGGTGCTGAACCTCGAAACGCGAGAAATGGTGATAGAGCGCGTCATGGCGCTGGATACGGCAGAATTTGAGCTGGAAGATCTGAAGTGGGTCATCCTGATGGTTCTGTTCAATATTCCAGGGTGTGAAAATGCCTATCAGCAAATGGAAGAATTACTCTTTGAAGTGAATGAAGGTATGCTGCATTAA
- the dprA gene encoding DNA-protecting protein DprA: protein MTSTEIWLRLISTGELYGDKMVAIAQRMQREPHIDDALLVEMGLTHKQKAKFLSVPPNEIDRSMEWLAEQGHHLISADSALYPGQLRAITDYPGALFVRGNPSLLSSLQLAVVGSRTHSWYGERWGKILCEQLAQAGLTITSGLACGIDGIAHRAALNVKGKSVAVLGNGLADVYPRRHKALASQLVESGGAVISEFSLATPPWPGNFPRRNRIISGLSQGVFVIEALIRSGSLVTAKCALEQGREVFALPGAIGSPGSEGPHWLIKQGATPVTAVDDILESLQSGLKWLPEDPENWLYSSDQDQVALPFPELLANVGDEVTPVDVVAERAGQPVPVTVAQLLELELAGWIAAVPGGYVRLRRASHVRRTHVFV from the coding sequence ATGACATCCACAGAGATTTGGCTACGCCTGATAAGCACGGGAGAATTGTACGGCGACAAGATGGTGGCGATAGCGCAGCGGATGCAGCGCGAGCCCCATATTGATGACGCTCTGCTGGTGGAAATGGGGCTCACCCATAAGCAAAAGGCGAAGTTTTTATCAGTTCCGCCTAATGAAATCGATCGCAGCATGGAGTGGCTGGCAGAGCAAGGGCATCACCTGATAAGTGCGGATAGTGCCCTGTATCCAGGCCAGCTACGCGCTATCACAGATTACCCGGGCGCTTTGTTTGTCAGGGGAAACCCCTCGTTGCTGTCGAGCCTGCAACTGGCCGTCGTAGGCAGCCGTACTCACTCCTGGTATGGGGAGCGCTGGGGGAAGATTCTTTGTGAGCAGCTGGCTCAGGCGGGGCTTACGATCACCAGCGGCCTCGCCTGTGGTATCGATGGTATCGCGCATCGCGCTGCGCTTAACGTTAAAGGTAAAAGCGTTGCAGTTCTGGGAAACGGGCTGGCAGATGTCTATCCTCGTCGCCATAAGGCGTTGGCTTCGCAACTTGTTGAGAGTGGCGGGGCTGTTATTTCTGAGTTTTCACTCGCGACACCTCCGTGGCCGGGGAATTTCCCTCGGCGTAACCGCATTATTAGCGGCCTCAGTCAGGGGGTATTCGTTATAGAAGCGCTGATAAGAAGTGGTTCGCTTGTGACGGCCAAATGTGCGCTTGAACAGGGGCGTGAAGTCTTCGCATTACCGGGAGCAATAGGGAGCCCGGGAAGTGAAGGTCCTCACTGGTTAATAAAGCAAGGCGCGACGCCCGTGACGGCGGTAGACGATATTCTGGAAAGTTTGCAATCTGGACTGAAATGGTTGCCAGAGGATCCCGAAAATTGGCTTTATTCATCAGATCAGGACCAGGTAGCATTGCCATTTCCTGAGCTCCTGGCTAACGTAGGAGATGAGGTAACACCTGTTGACGTTGTCGCTGAACGTGCCGGCCAACCTGTGCCAGTAACGGTAGCACAGCTACTGGAATTGGAGTTAGCAGGATGGATCGCAGCTGTACCCGGCGGCTATGTCCGATTAAGGAGGGCAAGCCATGTTCGACGTACTCATGTATTTGTTTGA
- the def gene encoding peptide deformylase — MAVLQVLHIPDERLRKVAEPVKEVNAETQRIIDDMFDTMYAEEGIGLAATQVDIHQRIIVIDVSENRDGRLVLINPELLEKSGETGIEEGCLSIPEQRALVPRAEKVKIRALDRDGKPFELEADDLLAICIQHEMDHLVGKLFIDYLSPLKQQRIRQKVEKLDRMRARA; from the coding sequence ATGGCAGTTTTGCAAGTGTTACATATCCCGGACGAGCGCCTTCGCAAAGTCGCCGAACCGGTTAAAGAAGTGAATGCAGAAACTCAACGTATCATTGATGATATGTTCGATACGATGTACGCCGAAGAAGGCATTGGTCTCGCGGCTACGCAGGTGGACATTCACCAGCGCATCATCGTCATCGACGTTTCTGAAAACCGCGACGGGCGCCTGGTGTTAATCAATCCGGAGCTCCTGGAAAAAAGCGGCGAAACCGGTATTGAAGAAGGTTGTCTCTCTATTCCTGAGCAGAGAGCGCTGGTACCGCGTGCAGAAAAAGTCAAAATCCGCGCGCTCGATCGCGACGGTAAGCCGTTCGAACTGGAAGCGGATGATCTGCTGGCCATCTGCATTCAGCATGAGATGGATCATCTGGTCGGTAAACTCTTTATCGATTATCTCTCTCCACTGAAGCAGCAGCGTATTCGTCAGAAAGTAGAGAAACTGGATCGCATGCGCGCTCGCGCTTAA
- the fmt gene encoding methionyl-tRNA formyltransferase, producing the protein MSTSLRIIFAGTPDFAARHLDALLSSGHQVVGVFTQPDRPAGRGKKLMPSPVKVLAEEHGLPVFQPASLRPQENQQLVAQLNADVMVVVAYGLILPKAVLDMPRLGCINVHGSLLPRWRGAAPIQRSLWAGDAETGVTIMQMDVGLDTGDMLYKLSCPITAEDTSGTLYDKLAELGPKGLIDTLQQLAESRTQPEVQDEALVTHAEKLSKEEARLDWSLSAAQLERCIRAFNPWPMSWLEIDGQPVKVWKASVIDSNTNAAPGTIIEASKQGIQVATVEGILNLESLQPAGKKAMSAQDLLNSRREWFTPGNSLA; encoded by the coding sequence GTGTCTACATCACTACGTATCATCTTCGCAGGTACACCTGACTTTGCAGCGCGTCATCTGGACGCGCTGTTGTCGTCTGGCCATCAGGTTGTTGGCGTATTTACCCAGCCCGACCGTCCGGCAGGCCGTGGCAAAAAACTGATGCCGAGCCCGGTTAAAGTGCTGGCAGAAGAGCACGGTTTACCGGTGTTTCAGCCCGCGTCGTTACGGCCGCAGGAAAATCAGCAGCTGGTTGCTCAGTTGAATGCAGATGTCATGGTGGTTGTGGCGTATGGCCTTATCCTACCAAAGGCGGTTCTTGATATGCCTCGCCTGGGCTGCATTAATGTCCATGGTTCACTGCTCCCACGCTGGCGCGGCGCGGCGCCAATCCAGCGTTCTTTATGGGCCGGCGATGCCGAAACTGGCGTGACGATTATGCAGATGGACGTAGGTCTGGATACCGGCGACATGCTGTATAAGCTCTCTTGCCCAATTACTGCCGAAGACACCAGTGGCACCCTGTATGACAAACTGGCTGAACTTGGGCCTAAAGGCCTGATTGATACTCTGCAACAATTGGCAGAGAGTCGGACTCAACCCGAAGTCCAGGACGAAGCGTTAGTGACACATGCTGAAAAGCTCAGCAAAGAAGAGGCCCGCCTCGACTGGTCTCTTTCTGCTGCTCAGCTTGAGCGCTGCATCCGGGCATTTAATCCGTGGCCAATGAGCTGGCTGGAAATAGACGGGCAGCCGGTGAAAGTCTGGAAGGCTTCCGTGATTGATAGCAACACCAACGCTGCACCTGGAACAATTATCGAAGCCAGTAAGCAGGGTATTCAGGTCGCGACAGTTGAAGGGATCCTTAATCTGGAATCCTTACAACCTGCAGGTAAAAAAGCCATGAGCGCGCAGGACCTTCTGAACTCTCGCCGTGAATGGTTTACGCCTGGCAACAGTCTCGCCTGA